Proteins from one Desmodus rotundus isolate HL8 chromosome 9, HLdesRot8A.1, whole genome shotgun sequence genomic window:
- the NKIRAS2 gene encoding NF-kappa-B inhibitor-interacting Ras-like protein 2 produces the protein MGKSCKVVVCGQASVGKTSILEQLLYGNHVVGSEMIETQEDIYVGSIETDRGVREQVRFYDTRGLRDGAELPRHCFSCTDGYVLVYSTDSRESFQRVELLKKEIDKSKDKKEVTIVVLGNKCDLQEQRRVDPDVAQHWAKSEKVKLWEVSVADRRSLLEPFIYLASKMTQPQSKSAFPLSRKNKGSGSLDG, from the exons ATGGGGAAGAGTTGCAAGGTGGTCGTGTGTGGCCAGGCATCTGTGGGCAAAACGTCAATCCTGGAGCAGCTTCTGTACGGGAACCATGTAGTGG GTTCTGAGATGATCGAGACACAGGAGGACATCTACGTGGGCTCCATCGAGACCGACCGGGGCGTGCGGGAGCAGGTGCGCTTCTACGACACCCGGGGGCTCCGGGACGGGGCGGAGCTGCCCCGGCACTGCTTCTCCTGCACCGACGGCTACGTCCTGGTCTACAGCACAGACAGCCGGGAGTCCTTCCAGCGAGTGGAGCTGCTCAAGAAGGAAATCGACAAATCCAAGGACAAGAAGGAG GTCACCATCGTGGTCCTTGGCAACAAGTGTGACCTGCAAGAGCAGCGGCGTGTGGACCCAGATGTGGCTCAGCACTGGGCCAAGTCGGAGAAGGTGAAGCTGTGGGAGGTCTCTGTGGCCGACCGCCGCTCCCTGCTGGAGCCCTTCATCTACCTGGCCAGCAAGATGACCCAGCCCCAGAGCAAGTCCGCCTTCCCCCTCAGCCGCAAGAACAAGGGCAGCGGCTCCTTGGATGGCTGA
- the ZNF385C gene encoding zinc finger protein 385C isoform X10, which yields MLLAGPASSAPSPLLASLPLPARPLQPPLDFKHLLAFHFNGAAPLSLFPNFSTMDPVQKAVISHTFGVPSPLKKKLFISCNICHLRFNSANQAEAHYKGHKHARKLKAIEAAKSKQRPQTLAQDGMLVSPTLSVASGAPKEPQSKAVPAEPPPGPPLKPRLTPDPMPQEPAHSDLLDAASSSSSSSCPPCSPEPGREAPGPEPAAAAVGSGVSGESGSEKGRLYCPTCKVTVNSASQLQAHNTGAKHRWMVEGQRGAPRRGRGRPVPRGGAGHKAKRVTGARGGRQGPSPPFHCAVCQLQVNSETQLKQHLSSRRHKDRLAGKPPKPSSQHSKLQKHAALAVSILKSKLALQKQLTKTLAARFLPSPIPATAAAICALPGPLALRPAPTAATTLFPAPILGPALFRTPAGAVRPATGPILFAPY from the exons caggcccagcatCCAGTGCCCCCAGCCCTCTgctggcctccctgcccctgcccgccaGGCCTCTGCAGCCCCCGCTGGACTTCAAGCACTTGCTGGCCTTCCACTTCAATGGTGCCGCCCCGCTCAGTCTCTTCCCCAACTTCAGCACG ATGGACCCGGTCCAGAAAGCTGTCATCAGCCACACGTTTggggtcccctcccctctgaagaAGAAGCTCTTCATTTCCTGTAACATCTGTCACCTGAGGTTCAACTCAGCG aaccAGGCCGAAGCACATTATAAAGGCCACAAACATGCCAGAAAACTCAAGGCCATTGAAGCCGCCAAGAGCAAGCAGAGGCCCCAAACCCTGGCCCAGGATGGGATGCTGGTGTCCCCAACCCTATCTGTAGCCAGCGGAGCCCCCAAAGAGCCACAGAGCAAAG CAGTTCCTGCAGAGCCCCCACCTGGCCCCCCACTCAAGCCACGACTGACCCCAGACCCGATGCCCCAGGAGCCAGCCCACTCAGACCTCTTGGatgctgcctcctcttcctcttcttcctcctgtccaccctgctccccagagcCTGGGAGAGAGGCACCAGGGCCTGAACCAGCGGCGGCTGCTGTGGGAAGCGGTGTGAGTGGGGAAAGTGGGAGTGAGAAGGGGCGCCTCTACTGCCCCACGTGTAAGGTGACTGTGAACTCCGCCTCCCAGCTTCAGGCTCACAACACAG GAGCCAAGCACCGGTGGATGGTGGAAGGTCAGCGAGGGGCTCCCCGTAGGGGCCGGGGCCGCCCAGTGCCCCGGGGAGGAGCTGGACACAAGGCCAAGAGAGTGACTGGGGCCCgcgggggcaggcaggggcctaGCCCCCCTTTTCATTGTGCGGTCTGTCAGCTCCAGGTCAATTCAGAGACTCAACTCAagcag CACCTGAGCAGCAGGAGACACAAGGACCGCCTGGCCGGGAAGCCCCCCAagccctccagccagcacagcaaGCTGCAGAAGCACGCAGCGCTGGCTGTGAGTATCCTCAAG TCTAAACTGGCCTTGCAGAAGCAACTCACCAAGACACTGGCAGCCCGCTTCCTGCCCAGCCCGATCCCTGCCACAGCCGCGGCCATCTGTGCCCTGCCAGGCCCCCTGGCCCTCCGGCCTGCCCCCACTGCAGCCACCACCCTCTTCCCTGCTCCCATCTTGGGCCCAGCTCTATTTCGCACCCCAGCAGGGGCTGTCCGCCCTGCCACGGGACCCATCCTCTTCGCCCCCTATTAG